AGCCCGGCCAGCGCCTCGAAGAGCACCGCCCGCGTCCCCGACCCGTCCTCGCGCAGCACCCAGCTGCCGGAGGCGAGCTCCGCCGGCCGCAGCGCGCGCCGCTTCGCCCAGGGATGACCGGGGGCGACCACCATGACCAGCCGGTCCTGCGCGATCGGCTCGGCGGCGAGCCGCGGCTGGATCAGCGTATCGCCCGGCCCCTCGACGAAGCCGAGCTCGACATCCCCTTCCAGGATCGCGCGCGCCACCTCGGCCGAATTGCCGATCGAGACCGCGAGCCCGATGCCCGGATAGGCCTGCCGGAAGGCGACGAGGCGCAGCGGCAGGAAGTGGTTGGCGATGGTCTGGCTGGCCTTGATCGCCAGCCGCCCGCGCGCGAGGCCGGCGATCTCGCGCATCGTCAGCGCCGCCTGCTCCGTCCGGTTCAGGATCGCCCGCGCCTCGGTGAAGAACACGCGGCCCGCCTCGGTCAGCGCGATGCCGCGGCCGACCCGGTGGAACAGCCTGGTGCCGAATTCACGCTCCAGTGCCGCCACCGCCCCCGAGGCGGCGGACTGGGTGAGCCCCAGCGCCTCGGCGGCCCGTGTCACATGCTCGCGTTCGGCGACCGCGATGAAGATCCGCAACTGATCGAGGGTCATCCTGAACCGGCCTCGTCAGGGCAGCCTCGTCCGAACGACGTTCGCCCAGAAGCCCGTGCCCGCTAAATTTTCATACGCACGCAAAACTATGGCATAGAGCGATCCATGCATGTAAACGCATAGGACCGGCTTCACCGGACCGTCAACAGGAGGAACACTTGAAAGCACCGATCTTGCGCCGCGCCGTCCTCGTCGCGCTGCCGCTGACCCTGCTCGCCGCCGTCGCTCCCGCCCAGGCGAAAGCCCCCGTGCTGCACGTGACGAAAAGCGTCGTCATCAAGGCGCCGGCCGCGAAGGTGTGGTCGATCGTGCATGATTTCGGCAAGCTGACCTGGGTTCCCGCCGTCAAGACCAGCAAGGCCGACAAGGGCAACCACCCCGGCTCGGTGCGCCATCTCGACCTCGGCGGCCCGGTGCTGACCGAACAGCTCATCCGGTATGACGCCCGGCACATGACCTACACCTATGAAATCCAGCACACCGCCAACAACATGAAGATCCTGCCGGTGCGCGACTATGTCTCGACGATTTCGGTGCACCGGCTCGGCGCGAACGAGACCCGCCTCGTCTGGAGCGGCCATTTCCGCCGCCTCGATCTCTCCGCCCATCCGAAGAAGGGCGAGGACAACGCCGCCGCGATCAAGGCGATTTCCGGGATCTACGAATCAGGGCTTGCCAACGCGGCAAAGCTCGCCGCACAATAAATATTGCAAACCGACTAGGCCGGCGGTTCGACCGCCGGCCCGACAATCAAGAGGAAGCGCCGGGCAGAACGGATGGCAAAGCCGAATACGTTGCTGAAACGAACGAGCAACGCCCTACTCGACTACATCAAGGACCTTCCGGAGGAGTCAGCCGCACTCGGGTCGGACAGCGCGCTCGCCCGCCAGTTCGGGGTGAGCCGCACCACGGTGCGCGCCGCCATCGAAACCATGATCGGGAGCGGCATCCTGGAACGCGGCTCGGCCGGCCTGCGGATCGTGCGCCGCCCGGAACGCGCGGACTATTACACCGAGTCGGAAACCGACGGTCCGCAGGAGCAGATCGAACGCGTCTTCATGCAGCGCGTACTCCTTGGCGACTGGCGGCCCGGGCACACCTTCTCCGAAGCCGAGCTGGCGCGCGACAGCAATGCCAGCACCGTTTCCGTCCGCGAATTCCTGATCGGCTTCTCCCGCTTCGGGCTCATCGCCAAGCAGCCGCGCGGCGGCTGGATCCTGCGGGAATTCCATGACGGCTTCGCCGCCGAGGTGGCCGACATGCGCGAACTGATCGAAATGGCCGCCCTCGCGCGCATGCCTCGCGCCGGCAGCGCCGCCCTCACCGAGGCGGCGGATGCGATGATCGCCCGCCACCGCGACATCGAGGCGGCAATCGCAAGGCGCTACACCGAGTTCGCGGCGCTGGACCGGGATTTCCATCTCTGGATCATCGGCTTCCTGAACAACCGCTTCGCCTACGATTTCTTCGACATCGTGTCCTTCCTGTTCCATTACCACTACCAGTGGGACCGGAACTACGAGGTCGAACGCACCCGCGTCGCCATCGCCGAACACATGACGGTGCTCATCGCCCTGCGGTCCGGTGCGATGGAAAAGGCCGAGCTTGCCATGGCGGTTCATCTCGCGACCTCCCGCCGTTCGCTCAAGGCCGGCCTCAAGCGCGTCGCCGCCTGACCCGCCCGGCGGCGGGCGGCCTCAGGCCAGGTAACGCGCCCGCAGATGCGCCTCGAACGAAGCGGGGTCGAGCGGCTTGCCGGTCGCCTCGACCAACAGTTCGTTGAACCCATAGCGCGCGCCGTGGCCGTGGACATTGGCGCGCAGCCAGTCCCGCAGCGGGGCAAAATCGCCCTCCGCCAGGGCGGCGTCGATGTCCGGCCGCGCCCGCCGCGCCGCCTGCATCAGCTGCGCCGCGGCCATCGCGCCAAGCGTGTAGGACGGAAAATAGCCGAACAGCCCCGCGTACCAGTGAATGTCCTGCAGGCAGCCCCTGGCGTCGTCCGGCGGCACGATGCCGAGCAGCGCGCGCATCCCGTCGTTCCAGGCCGCCGGCAGGTCGGCAACCGCGAGGTCGCCGGCCACCATCGCCGCCTCCAGGCGGAAGCGGAGAACGTATGGCCCGCCCCGTCCGCAAGGGGTGATTTTCATCTGGCTCTAATCAGTCTGCTTCAACGTATCCGGTCTCGGGCTTCGAACCCGGCCAAGATGGAGATCCGCGCGGCCTGATCCTCATAATCACACCGGCCTCGGAGGCCGTTCACTGCGTCAGGTTTTCAAGCCGCCGTTCGACTGTCAGGCCATCTTCCTTTCACCTCACGCAGACATCGACTGCCCTTTCGCGCCCAACTGTGAGCGCTGTTCGGGCGATTCCGTCATGCGGCCGCAGCCGCCGCTTCGAATTGGGCGTCGTAATCGCAACCGTGCGCCAAAACGGCCCATGCAATCCGAGCCAGCTTCGCGGCCAGCGCGACTACGACCACGTTCTTATGCGCTCGATCGAGCAATCCCCGCGCCCAGCGGCCCAACGGCGTATCGCGTTCGACAAGATAAGGCAGCGCCGCTCGTGCGCCATGGATCAAGTTCTTCCGCAAATAACGATTGCCGCGTTTGCTGATGCCGAGCAGGCGCGGTTTTCCACCCGTTGTCATTTGCCGTGGAACGAGCCCCAGCCACGCCGCCATGTCCCGCCCACGTTTGAATGCATGCGCCTCGCCGACCGCCGCCGCCAGCGCCGTAGCGTTTATCGTTCCAATTCCTGGGATTTTGGTCAAACGTCGCACAGCCACGTCGTCACGAGCCAACTGAACGAACTCGGCGTCGAAGCCGGTGATCCTCTGGTCGAGTGAACGCCATTCCGCCCGAAGATCTTCGATCAACGTCCGGATGCGCGGGCTCAACGCGGCAAAACCGCCATCTTCGGCCAATGTCTCAAGCTCGGCTTCCAGTTTCCTCCGGCCTTGCGGAACGACGATCCCTCGCTCCAGCAGCAACGCCCGCAAGTGATTGATCAGCGCCGTCCGTTCCGAGACGAGGCGCTCCCGGGCTCGGTGCAAAGCCTGGAGATCAGATTGGTCCTGGCTCTTCACAGGCACGAAACGCATCGTTGGCCGCGTCGCAGCCTCTGCGATCGCCTCCGCGTCGAGATCATCGTTCTTCTGCGCCTTCACGTACGGACGGACATATTCCGGCGACATCAGCCGCACCTCGTGGCCCCGCGCGGCGAAAATCCGCCCGAGGTGATGAGCGCCGCAACATGCTTCCATTGCCACAATGCACGACCCAAGCTCGCCAACGAAACTTTCCAACGTTCCCCGCCGAAGTCTCCGCCTCAAAACAACCCGGCCGGCGGCGTCCATGCCCACCACGCTGCAAGAGTTCTTCCCAAGATCGATGCCGAGAATCATGATATCCATCGGTCTGCTCCTCTCTCCAAACCAGCGGCGATCCTACCAGATCGCCACGAGAGGGGCGGGCCATCCCATAATCACATGCGCCGGGTAGGTCACCTCGTCCGCCTCGACGCGGATGAAACTCCGCTCGACCCGCCGCAGCCGCGCCGCCAGCCGGTCCGGCGCGAAATCCGCCGGCGCCTGGCCGAAGGCGGCGGCGAGTTGCGGGCCGAGCCAGCGCAGGAACGGATCGGATCGCGCCGCCTGCAATTCCACAATCAGCGACTGGCTTTCATGCACCGCCATGCCGGCGGCCGCGCCGACGGGCTGGCGCGCGCGCGCGCGCGGCAATCCGGCCTCGTACAGCCCGTGCCCGGCCTCGTGCAGCACGCCCATCAGGGCGGAGGCGAAATCCGCCTCGTCATACCGCGTGGTGATCCGGATGTCGGTCGGCGTGCCGCCGCAGAACGGGTGCAGCGAGCGGTCCAGCCGCGCGCCCCGGAAATCGAGCCCGACGCGCTCGGCGAGGCGGCGGCACAGCGCCTCCTGCGCCGCCTCGGCGAAGGGTGGCGTGCCCGGCAGGCCAGCCATCCGCCCCGCCTGCCGCGCCTCGACGGTGGCGAGATGGTCCCGCAGGAACGCCTCGTAGCGGTCGAACACCGGCTCGATTTCGGCCGCGGTGATTCCCGGCTGGTAGGAATCGATCAGCGCATCGTAGGGCGAGAGGCCGAGCGTCGCGCCCAGTGCCGCCGCCTGTTCGCGGATCAGCCCGAGCAGCACCTCCAGCCTCGGGCGGACGGCGGCGAAATCGGCATCCCGCCGCGCGCCGCGCCACACCGTCTCGCAGGCCGCGCTCTCGCGGGCCACGGCCTCGACCAGATCGGCCGGCACCGCCGTCGCCCGCCGATACGCCCGCCGCATCAGCGCGAGATTGCGCCGCTCGACCCGATCGGCGGGCGGCGCGATTTCGGCGGCGGCGAGATCCTCCTCGACCTCCGGCGCCGCCAGCATCCCGTGGGCGACGCCGGCGAGTGTTGCCAGCTGGTCGCCCCGCGCCGCGGCGCCGCCTTCCGGCATCACCGCCGCCTGGTCCCAGCCCAGCATCGCGCTGGCCTCGTCAATGATCGCCAGCCGCTCGAACCGCGACGTCAGGCGCTGATACGGGGTCACCGCCCCTTCGATGCTCAGGTCGTTCACGCGGTCTCCAGCAGCACTTTTCGGATGTAAAAAATATATTCGAGCACGACGACAAAGGCGAGGCCGAACCAGGTGAGCGCGTATTGCTCGGAATTGTTCGGCGGCGTCGGCAGGCTCGGCGCCGGGATCGGCCCGCCCGCGACCGGCTTCGGCCCCAGCATCACCAGGGTGAACGGCGCGGCATCCGCAAACCCGAGAGCGGCCCCGATCGCCCGCGGATCGAGCTTGTAGAAAACCAGCCGGGCCAGATCGGGGCTTGGGGCGAACGGCCCGAATTTCTGCGGCGCCTGGACATAGCCCGAAACCACCGCCGGCCCCGCGGGCAAGGGCACCGGCTTCGGCACCCGTCCCCGCACCCAGCCGAGATCGACCAGCACCACGCCGCCGTCCGCGCGGCGGAACGGCACGATCAGTTGACCGCCCCGCAGCGGGCCGGTCGGCGAATTGCGGATCTGGTCGCCATAGAACGCCGCCTTGCCGGAAACCCAGGTCCCGGTCAGCGCCACCTTTTCATAGGGCGAGGGTTTTGCGGAGAGCGGAACCGGCGGCCGTAGCTGGGCGGCATGAATCTCGCGCTGGATCCGGTCCTTGTAGTGCCACCGGTGGACCTGCCAGACGCCAAGGGCGATCAGGGCGACCAGCATGAACAGGCTGATCGCCCCCATCCCGATCAGGCGCCGCCAGCGCGAGCGCGGCAAGGCCTGATCGGTCATGCGGTCAGGCGGCGGTGATGGCGCTGCGGCCGAAGTAGTAAATGCAGACGAACAGGAACAGCCACACCACGTCGACGAAGTGCCAGTACCACGCGGCGGCCTCGAAGCCGAAATGCCGCTTCTGGGTGAACTGGTTCTTCAGCGCGCGGAAGAAGTTCACGATCAGGAAGCTGGTGCCGACGATCACGTGGAACCCATGGAACCCGGTCGCGATGAAGAACACCGACGGGAAGATGCCGCCATGATAGAAGTTGAACGGCGAGTGCGTGTATTCGTAGGTCTGGCCGCAGAGGAAGGCGAGGCCGAGAATGATGGTGCAGCCGAGGCCCTGGATCAGCCCGCGGCGGTCCCCCTCGATCAGCGCGTGGTGCGCCCAGGTG
This genomic interval from Acidiphilium multivorum AIU301 contains the following:
- a CDS encoding LysR family transcriptional regulator, encoding MTLDQLRIFIAVAEREHVTRAAEALGLTQSAASGAVAALEREFGTRLFHRVGRGIALTEAGRVFFTEARAILNRTEQAALTMREIAGLARGRLAIKASQTIANHFLPLRLVAFRQAYPGIGLAVSIGNSAEVARAILEGDVELGFVEGPGDTLIQPRLAAEPIAQDRLVMVVAPGHPWAKRRALRPAELASGSWVLREDGSGTRAVLFEALAGLGIDHAAVDVAIELPANNSVLTAVSGGAGATILSELVCADALAAGKVVEVPVKLPRRTYFAVQHQDRTRTRAAAALLALLRESPPEDGHG
- a CDS encoding SRPBCC family protein — encoded protein: MKAPILRRAVLVALPLTLLAAVAPAQAKAPVLHVTKSVVIKAPAAKVWSIVHDFGKLTWVPAVKTSKADKGNHPGSVRHLDLGGPVLTEQLIRYDARHMTYTYEIQHTANNMKILPVRDYVSTISVHRLGANETRLVWSGHFRRLDLSAHPKKGEDNAAAIKAISGIYESGLANAAKLAAQ
- a CDS encoding GntR family transcriptional regulator, with amino-acid sequence MAKPNTLLKRTSNALLDYIKDLPEESAALGSDSALARQFGVSRTTVRAAIETMIGSGILERGSAGLRIVRRPERADYYTESETDGPQEQIERVFMQRVLLGDWRPGHTFSEAELARDSNASTVSVREFLIGFSRFGLIAKQPRGGWILREFHDGFAAEVADMRELIEMAALARMPRAGSAALTEAADAMIARHRDIEAAIARRYTEFAALDRDFHLWIIGFLNNRFAYDFFDIVSFLFHYHYQWDRNYEVERTRVAIAEHMTVLIALRSGAMEKAELAMAVHLATSRRSLKAGLKRVAA
- a CDS encoding IS110 family RNA-guided transposase, with amino-acid sequence MDIMILGIDLGKNSCSVVGMDAAGRVVLRRRLRRGTLESFVGELGSCIVAMEACCGAHHLGRIFAARGHEVRLMSPEYVRPYVKAQKNDDLDAEAIAEAATRPTMRFVPVKSQDQSDLQALHRARERLVSERTALINHLRALLLERGIVVPQGRRKLEAELETLAEDGGFAALSPRIRTLIEDLRAEWRSLDQRITGFDAEFVQLARDDVAVRRLTKIPGIGTINATALAAAVGEAHAFKRGRDMAAWLGLVPRQMTTGGKPRLLGISKRGNRYLRKNLIHGARAALPYLVERDTPLGRWARGLLDRAHKNVVVVALAAKLARIAWAVLAHGCDYDAQFEAAAAAA
- a CDS encoding gluzincin family metallopeptidase is translated as MNDLSIEGAVTPYQRLTSRFERLAIIDEASAMLGWDQAAVMPEGGAAARGDQLATLAGVAHGMLAAPEVEEDLAAAEIAPPADRVERRNLALMRRAYRRATAVPADLVEAVARESAACETVWRGARRDADFAAVRPRLEVLLGLIREQAAALGATLGLSPYDALIDSYQPGITAAEIEPVFDRYEAFLRDHLATVEARQAGRMAGLPGTPPFAEAAQEALCRRLAERVGLDFRGARLDRSLHPFCGGTPTDIRITTRYDEADFASALMGVLHEAGHGLYEAGLPRARARQPVGAAAGMAVHESQSLIVELQAARSDPFLRWLGPQLAAAFGQAPADFAPDRLAARLRRVERSFIRVEADEVTYPAHVIMGWPAPLVAIW
- a CDS encoding SURF1 family protein, whose product is MTDQALPRSRWRRLIGMGAISLFMLVALIALGVWQVHRWHYKDRIQREIHAAQLRPPVPLSAKPSPYEKVALTGTWVSGKAAFYGDQIRNSPTGPLRGGQLIVPFRRADGGVVLVDLGWVRGRVPKPVPLPAGPAVVSGYVQAPQKFGPFAPSPDLARLVFYKLDPRAIGAALGFADAAPFTLVMLGPKPVAGGPIPAPSLPTPPNNSEQYALTWFGLAFVVVLEYIFYIRKVLLETA